In Egicoccus sp. AB-alg2, a single genomic region encodes these proteins:
- a CDS encoding ClpP family protease, with protein sequence MAEDEGFELEQLLGAPRRVYDKLFEQRMLFLKGPLEDKNGDQLVAQLLALDADSNKDITLYINSPGGIITGMFALYDTIQLLQSKVNTRCVGLAASAAAFLLCTGTGTRSATENARIMIHQPLGGARGTAKDIEIQAKNIVWMRERINDIMAGKTGQSVDKIRQDTDRDFWMTGAEAVDYGLIDEVLQPGRGS encoded by the coding sequence GTGGCCGAAGACGAAGGTTTCGAGCTCGAGCAGCTGCTCGGCGCCCCCCGGCGCGTCTACGACAAGCTCTTCGAGCAGCGCATGCTCTTCCTCAAGGGCCCGCTGGAGGACAAGAACGGCGACCAGCTCGTCGCCCAGCTGCTGGCGCTGGACGCCGACAGCAACAAGGACATCACGCTCTACATCAACTCCCCTGGCGGCATCATCACCGGGATGTTCGCGCTCTACGACACGATCCAGCTGCTGCAGAGCAAGGTGAACACCCGCTGTGTCGGTCTGGCCGCCTCGGCTGCCGCGTTCCTGCTGTGCACCGGCACCGGGACGCGCTCGGCCACCGAGAACGCCCGGATCATGATCCACCAGCCCCTGGGCGGCGCCCGCGGTACCGCCAAGGACATCGAGATCCAGGCGAAGAACATCGTCTGGATGCGCGAGCGCATCAACGACATCATGGCCGGCAAGACCGGACAGTCGGTCGACAAGATCCGCCAGGACACCGACCGCGACTTCTGGATGACGGGCGCCGAGGCCGTCGACTACGGCCTCATCGACGAGGTGCTCCAGCCCGGTCGCGGCAGCTGA
- a CDS encoding gamma-glutamyl-gamma-aminobutyrate hydrolase family protein (Members of this family of hydrolases with an active site Cys residue belong to MEROPS family C26.), whose translation MMRIGLLESDHVAGHLHNVAGDYADMLVRLLAEHAPDLEVVRHDVVAGEPVPDPSTADGWILPGSRYGVHDQGIPWIDELVDFVRDADAQDAPMVGICFGHQLLAHALGGEVRRADHGWGVGVHEATVVSATDWMDPSLPSYRLLVSHQDQVVRLPEGASLLATSRHAPVAAYQRGRVVGFQGHPEFVADYADALMAERVERIGAPVVEAARATLDTPTDHGAVARWVGRFFHASGD comes from the coding sequence ATGATGCGCATCGGCCTGCTCGAATCCGACCACGTCGCCGGCCACCTGCACAACGTCGCCGGTGACTACGCCGACATGCTGGTCCGGCTGCTCGCCGAGCACGCTCCGGATCTCGAAGTCGTCCGTCACGACGTGGTCGCCGGCGAACCGGTCCCCGACCCGAGCACCGCGGACGGTTGGATCCTGCCGGGCAGCCGCTACGGCGTGCACGACCAGGGCATCCCGTGGATCGACGAGCTCGTCGACTTCGTCCGTGACGCCGACGCCCAGGACGCCCCGATGGTCGGGATCTGTTTCGGGCACCAGCTCCTCGCCCACGCGTTGGGTGGCGAGGTCCGGCGCGCCGATCACGGCTGGGGCGTCGGGGTGCACGAGGCCACGGTCGTGTCCGCGACCGACTGGATGGACCCGTCGCTGCCGAGCTACCGGCTCCTGGTCAGCCACCAGGACCAGGTCGTCCGGCTGCCCGAGGGTGCCTCGCTGCTCGCGACCAGCCGGCACGCGCCCGTCGCCGCCTACCAGCGCGGCCGGGTCGTCGGCTTCCAGGGCCACCCGGAGTTCGTCGCCGACTACGCCGACGCGCTGATGGCCGAACGGGTCGAACGCATCGGCGCCCCGGTCGTCGAGGCGGCCCGGGCGACGCTCGACACCCCCACCGACCACGGCGCGGTCGCCCGCTGGGTCGGCCGCTTCTTCCACGCCTCGGGCGACTGA
- a CDS encoding polysaccharide deacetylase family protein: protein MLARRTTTVLSMVVLGLAAPAAAATDATTAVPAVASRAEAAMIESEAGSIDAEAASGTTRQSPCPAGYVSLTFDDGPDVHTDEILDVLAAHAVPAVFFVEGAKVQERPQLVRRAADAGHQVANHTFHHERLTSLNDDEIRWTVTATDDAIRDAGVVPLPLLRPTFGDSDARVQAAVESVGYRTILWDLDSRDWESTATEIERRVLSDLQGGDVVLFHDGSSNTPETIAALPGIIEEARAQGFCFGLTDRDGLTRPGGFQDVEGREHLHAIANLRAAGITDGCNPVGDRFCAADDVRRDQMASFLARALGLDAAGSPPFPDLDAGDEHADGVAAVASDGIAEGYEDGTYRPAASITRAQMAAFLARAYGLEASGGAPFGDVPADHAHAEAIAAVAEAGIAEGYPNGDYRPHAPVIRGHMAAFLDRAGATG from the coding sequence GTGCTGGCACGCCGCACCACGACCGTCCTGTCCATGGTCGTGCTCGGACTCGCGGCACCGGCGGCGGCAGCCACGGACGCGACGACGGCTGTGCCGGCCGTTGCCTCGCGGGCCGAGGCGGCGATGATCGAGAGTGAGGCAGGGTCGATCGATGCCGAGGCCGCGTCGGGGACGACGCGTCAAAGCCCGTGCCCGGCCGGCTACGTGAGCCTCACCTTCGACGACGGCCCCGACGTCCACACCGACGAGATACTCGACGTCCTGGCGGCACACGCGGTGCCGGCCGTGTTCTTCGTCGAGGGCGCCAAGGTGCAGGAGCGGCCGCAGCTCGTGCGCCGTGCCGCCGACGCGGGCCACCAGGTGGCCAACCACACCTTTCACCACGAACGCCTGACGAGCCTGAACGACGACGAGATCCGCTGGACGGTCACGGCCACCGACGACGCCATACGCGACGCCGGGGTGGTGCCGCTGCCGCTGTTGCGGCCGACGTTCGGGGACAGCGACGCGCGGGTGCAGGCCGCCGTCGAATCCGTCGGCTACCGGACGATCCTGTGGGACCTGGACTCACGGGACTGGGAGTCCACCGCCACCGAGATCGAACGACGGGTGCTGTCCGACCTGCAAGGCGGGGACGTGGTGCTGTTCCACGACGGCTCCAGCAACACCCCGGAGACGATCGCCGCCCTGCCGGGCATCATCGAGGAGGCCCGCGCGCAAGGGTTCTGCTTCGGACTCACCGACCGCGACGGGCTGACACGGCCCGGGGGGTTCCAGGACGTCGAGGGCCGCGAGCACCTCCACGCCATCGCCAACCTGCGCGCCGCCGGCATCACCGACGGGTGCAACCCTGTCGGCGACCGGTTCTGTGCCGCCGACGACGTCCGCCGTGACCAGATGGCGTCGTTCCTGGCACGCGCACTGGGGCTGGACGCGGCCGGGTCACCGCCGTTCCCGGACCTCGACGCCGGTGACGAGCACGCCGACGGCGTCGCTGCCGTCGCGTCCGACGGCATCGCCGAGGGCTACGAGGACGGCACGTACCGTCCGGCCGCCTCGATCACCCGGGCGCAGATGGCCGCCTTCCTGGCGCGGGCCTACGGGTTGGAGGCGTCGGGCGGCGCGCCGTTCGGTGACGTCCCCGCCGACCACGCCCACGCCGAGGCGATCGCCGCCGTGGCCGAAGCCGGCATCGCCGAGGGGTACCCGAACGGCGACTACCGCCCCCACGCGCCGGTCATCCGTGGGCACATGGCCGCGTTCCTGGATCGTGCGGGTGCCACCGGTTGA